The genomic DNA TGCCCTCGACGGGGCCTTCGATGGGTCCGATCCGCGCGGTCAGTTCGACCTGACCGTCCCGGGCCTCGGAGGTCATCGCCGTATCCTCGTCGGTGGTGAAACCGCGGACGACGGGGATCGCGATCGTCTTCTCATCGGCGTTCGCGACCTTGACACCCTCACCGAGGTGGCCCCCGTCCGGGGCGAACATCGTCACGACCCAATATCCGGAGTCCCCGTCCTGGACGCGTCCGGGGATGACCACCTGAGCGTCGGGGATCCAGTGTCCTGACAGGCTGACCCGCTGGTCGGCGAGGATGCCGGGCATCGGGGCCTGGGCGTCCATGACGTCGTTGAAGTCCTTGAACTCATCGACTTCAGCGGATTCCGTGACGTCGTTCTTGTGCTGGGCTCGGTCGACCTGCCACGCGGAGAGTCCGACGAAGCAGGTGACGAGCACCAGGACGAGGAGCAGGGACCCCAGCCATTTGGGGGTCAGTGCCAGGCGGAACAGATCAGACCACCGAACCAGTCTGGTAGGGCGAGACGGTGACGTCGACGCGTTGGAATTCCTTGAGGTCGAGATAGCCGGTGGTGGCCAGCGCCCGACGCAGTGCGCCAGCGAGGTTGAGTTCGCCGATCGCGGTGCGGCCGGGGCCGAAGAGCACCTGCTCGAGGCTGCCGACGGTGCCCAGTTCCACGCGGTGGCCGCGCGGCAGATCCGGGTGATGAGCTTCGGCGCCCCAGTGCATTCCGCGACCGGGAGCTTCGGTCGACCGGGCCAGGGCGGTGCCGAGCATGACGGCGTCGGCGCCGACGCCGAAGGCCTTGACGATGTCGCCGCTGGTGCCGAGTCCGCCATCGGCGATGACATGGACGTAGCGGCCGCCGGATTCGTCCATGTAATCCCGCCGGGCGGCGTGGACGTCGGCGACGGCGGTGGCCATCGGGGCGTGGATGCCCAGGGTCTTCCGCGTCGTGGCCGCCGCTCCCCCGCCGAAGCCGACGAGGACGCCGGCGGCACCGGTGCGCATGAGATGCAGGGCCGCGGTGTAGGTGGCGGCTCCGCCGACGATGACGGGCACATCGAGTTCGTAGATGAACTGCTTGAGGTTGAGCGGTTCGGTGTGGGTCGAGACGTGCTCGGCCGAGACCGTGGTGCCGCGGATGACGAAGATGTCGACTCCGGCGTCGATGACGGTCTTGTAGAACTCCTGAGTCCGCTGCGGAGTCAGGGCACCTGCCACGGTGACTCCGGCTTCACGGATCTGCTCGAGGCGAGCGGTGATGAGTTCGGCTTGGATGGGTGCGGAGTAGAGCTCCTGCATCCGGGAGGTCGCCATCTCGGCCGGCAGCTGGGCGATTTCGGCCAGCTGCGGGGTGGGGTCCTCGTACCGGGTCCACAGTCCTTCGAGGTCGAGGACGCCTAGGCCGCCGAACTTGCCGAGCGAAATGACGGTCTCCGGCGACATGGCCGAGTCCATGGGGGCGCCGATGAACGGCAGCTCGAACTGGTAGGCGTCGATCTGCCAGGTCAGGGACACGTCTTCGGGGTCGCGGGTGCGCCGAGCGGGGACGATGGCGATGTCGTCGAGCGAATAGGCGCGACGGCCGCGCTTGCCTCTGCCGATTTCGATTTCAGAACTCACCCCAACAGCCTATCCCACCACCGTTCTCCACTGGTCTCAGCCCACTATGAGGAACGGCGCATCTCCCCTCCCAGGACTACCCGACGGCGGCCCAGCAACCTGGCGCCAGGTTGCTGGGCCGCCGTCGGGTAGCAATTAGGGGTGGGTGAGGTGGGTTGCTACTGCCTCCTCCGCTGCGGTGGCGAAGGCGCGGACGTGCGGGAGGTGGGCGTCCTTCTCCCGGACGTGCATGACGACTCGGCGCTGGGGGACGGGGTCGGTGAGGTCGACAGCGACGAGGCCGGGCGGCAGCTGCAGAGTCGAGAGCCGCGGGAGGACCGTGATGCCCATACCCGAGGCGACGAGAGCCAGTGCCGCGAAGTCGTCCTCACAGGCGGCGAAGCTCCTGCGTTCGAATCCGGCCGCGGCACACGCATGGTCGACGACCTTGCTCGAGGGTCCGGCCCACATGTCGTAGTCGACCCAGTGCTCGTCCTCGAGGTCGATGAATGGCACGGACTCACGGTCTGCGAACCGGTGCCCCTCGGGGACCACGACCCGATAGTCATCATCGAAGAGCGGGATGCGCGTCATCTCCGGCAGATGGTTCTCCCCGTCCTGCGGAGCCTCGGCGCGGATCTCGATGAGGCAGTGCCCGCGGCGGTTCTTCGCCGGTTCGTTGAGCTGGATGTCGAAACGCAGATCCGGGTGATCCAGGGCCACAGCATCGATGATGCCCGGCAGCAGACGGGCATTGAACGAAGTGAACGCCGCGATCCGCAGCCGGGGTCTGCTGACATTGCGGAAGCCCTCGACCAGATCGTCGAGGCGGCCGACCGCGGTGAATACCTCCGCCGAATCCTCGGCCAGACGCCGGCCGAGCTCGGTGATCTCAATGCCGCGCCCCGACCGCCGGTAGAGCGGCGCCCCGACGGCCTTCTGCAGGGTGGTGATGTGCTGACTGACGGTCGCCGGAGTGTAGTTGAGGTTCTTCGCCGCGGCGACCACGGAACCGGTGGCCGCGACGGCCCGCCAGACCCGCAGACGATTGAGATCCCACATACCCTCAAGAATAGCCCCCGGCCACCCGACAAATCATCAGGCACTGCCTGATGATCATTCGTGATCAATTGCTTTTCACGATTGATCTGTTCCGGCAGAATGGTGTTCGTTCCCGATGCCATCGAACGATGCCCCGACTTCCCTGTGCACCATCCCCGCTGACCGTTCCCATCACCCCCGAAGGAGTGCCGTGACCGGACCCGAGATCCTCACCATCACCGGAGCTGCGGCCGCGCTTGCCGTCACCCCCGGACCCGAGACGATCCTGACGATCCGCCTGTCCTCGCTGCGCCGCAAAGCCGGACTCGTCTATGCACTCGGCACAGCCACGGGCACCGTGATCTGGATGGTCCTCGCGCTCACCGGCGTCTCCGCACTGCTGACCGTCTATCCGGCTGCCGTGCAGGTGCTCAAGATCGGCGGGGGCCTCTATCTGTGCCTCCTCGGCGTCCTCGCCGGTCGGCAGGCGCTTCGCCTGCGCCGGGAGCTGAAGGCCGCCGAGGCGACCGACGGCCCCACCGCGAACGCCACCCCCACCCCATCGACCGCCCCCGATTTCCCAGACGGGCCCGTGACCGAGATCGCCCACGTCATGGAGTCGACCTCGTGGGGCCACTTGCGCTCGTTCGTTTCCTATCGCCGCGGCATCATCTCTTCGCTGTCCAACCCGAAGGTCGGCCTGTTCTTCCTCGCGATCCTGCCGACCCTCGTCCCCGCATCCCCGACCGGCACCGACTACACTTTGCTCGTCGCGCTGATCCTCGGCGTGCTCCTGTCGTACCAGCTTGTCCTCGCATGCCTGGCCAGCCTCGCAGCGTCGGCGATGGCCCACCGCAGCGCTGATTTCTTCATCGAGGCCGCCTCCACGCTCATCCTGCTCATCATCGGCATCGCCGTCATCGCGATCCCCATCTGAGCCACTCCGAACAACGAAAGGCCGGATGCCGAGGCTGATCGTCGCCCGGTGCGTTCAGAGGCGCACCTGCGTGATCAGAATTCCAGCGGCAGATTGTCGATGAGATGAGTCCCACCGACCGTCGCGGAGACGAGCAGCAGAGCCGGTCCCGTGAAGTCCGGTGGGCACGGCCGAAGGGTCGCGGCCTCGACGAGGCTGCAGTAGACGATCTCGAGATCCCCACGTTCAGCGGCCGGCTCCAACTCGGCGAGCGCGGCCGCCTCGACGGCAGCGGGCAAGCCAGCAGAAACATCACTGGTGCCGGCCCCAGAGTCAGAACTGCCACCGATGCCGGACTCCGCCGTCTCACGGCCTCGCTCGGCCACCTCGGAGGCGGCCGTGAGAGCCCGCGGAATCGCCAGAGCACGGGCACGGTCGTCCGGCGCCAGGTAGGAGTTGCGGCTCGACATGGCCAAACCGTCGGCATCCCGGACGACGGGCAGGCCGATGAGTTCGATATCGAAGTTGAGGTCGGCGATCATGCGTTTGACCAGGACGAACTGCTGAATGTCCTTGAGCCCGAATACCGTGACGTCGGGGGCGATGAGGGTGAAGAGCTTCGCCACGACGGTGAGCACGCCGTCGAAGTGCCCGGGCCTGGCCGCGCCTTCGAACACGGCCCCCATGCGCCCGGCGACGACCCGCACTTCGGGTGCGGACGGGTACATCTCGGCCAGCGCCGGGGCGAAGACGAAGTCGACGCCGGCCTCTTCGCACTTCCTCAGATCCTCTTCGATAGGCCGCGGGTACTGGACGAAGTCCTCGTCGGCACCGAACTGGAGAGGATTGACGAAGATCGAGGCCACGACGAGATCGGACTCTGCGCGGACACGCGTCATCAGCGCCTGATGCCCGGAGTGCAGGGCGCCCATCGTCGGGACGAGACCGACACGGCCCGACTGCTCGGCCCGCCACCGGCGCAGTGCCTGGATGCCTCCGACCTCCATCAGTCGAAGCTCCTCTCAGGTTCGGGGAAGACCCCGGACTTCACTTCGTCGACATAGGTGCCGACCGCCTCGGTGAGCACGGAATGCAGGTCGGCGTAGCGCTTGACGAAGCGCGGGGCCCTCCCGGTGCGCAGGCCGGCCATGTCCTGCCATACGAGGACCTGGGCGTCGCAGTCCGCACCGGCGCCGATTCCGACGGTGGGGATCGTCAGTTCGGATGTGACCTGGCCGGCCAGCCCGGAGGGCACCATCTCCATGACCACGGAGAAGGCCCCGGCTTCGGCCACGGCGCGGGCATCGTCGAGCAGGGCGCTGCCTGCGTCGCCGCGGCCCTGGACCTTGTAACCGCCGAGGTTGTGCTCGGCCTGCGGGGTGAAGCCGATGTGCGCCATGACCGGGATCCCCGCCGTCGTGATCGCCTTGATCCGCGAGGCCATCCGCGCCCCGCCTTCGAGTTTGACCGCGTGGACTCCGGCTTCCTTCATGAACCGCACGGCCGTGGCCACGGCCTGTTCATCGGAGATCTCGTAGCTGCCGAATGGAAGGTCTGCGACGATGAGTGCCCGGCTCGTCGCCGAGGCGACGGCCCGGGCCAGCGGGATGAGTTCGTCGACGGTGACCGGCAGGGTGGTCGCGTGGCCATAGACATTGTTCGCCGCCGAATCGCCGACGAGCAGGGCCTCGACACCGGCCTGTTCGAACAGGGCCGACGTGTACTGGTCGTAGCTGGTCAGCATCGCCCACCGCCGGCCTTCGGCCTTGGCCTTGATGAGGTCGAGGGTCCGGATTCGCCGAGGCGGCGCTGCCGGTTCGGACACCGGACCGCCGTACGGGGCCGGTTGTTCCGCCGAGGCGGCCCCCGCCGTGGCGTTGCCACCGCCAGTGCCGTTGTCGGGTGCGTTGGTGCTGGAAGTAGACGTGAACTGGTTCGAGTGTGCCGCTTCGGGCATGAGAATCCTTCGGATTTGCGATGTCGTCGGTGCCGGCGCGGGCGGGGCGAGACCGACGCTCCGGTCTGAAGCCTCGGCGTCTCTCACGGGGCGCCCACCGCAGTGCGCATCGACTCGGATTGCGAGCCAGACCACAGCCTATTGCATCTCGTGGGCGCAGAGCCATCGCCGGCGAGTTGTACATTGCCCACCCTCGGGATTAAGCTCAAATCTGCGCAAAGAAATAAACGCACAACTGCGTAAAAGATTTCGGGCGGCTCTCACCACATGCGAGGCACTTCAGGCACGGGTCCCGCCCACCGAGCGAAGGACGACGATGACCACAACAGCTTCGATCGAACTCACCCTCAAGGACATCTCTGCCTCGGGAGCGAACGACGATATGTGCTCGACGGACCTCCTCGATGCCCCGTGGGACGTCGACGAACGCCCCGGCTACGGTCCCGGTTCCTCGATGGCCGACCCGATTCCGGTCGCTGCCCCGCGTCAGGGCGATATCCCCGAGGAGTACAAGCAGGCCGCCCCTGAAGAGCTCGATGCCCGCATCCGGGCTGCCAAGGCCACCCTCGGCAATCGTGTCGTCATGCTCGGCCACCACTACCAGCGAGTCGAGGTCGTCGAACACGCCGACTACATCGGCGACTCGTTCATGCTCGCCCAGGCCGCCCAGAAGCATCCGGAGGCCGAGGCCATCGTCTTCTGCGGCGTTCACTTCATGGCCGAGACCGCCGACCTGCTGTCGAAGCCGGAGCAGTCGGTCATCCTCCCCAACCTCGCCGCTGGCTGTTCGATGGCCGATATGGCCAGCATCGATCAGGTCGAGGACTGCTGGGAGCAGCTCGCCGAGGTCTTCGGCACCGAAGCCGACGCCGACGGTCGCGTCCCGGTCATCCCCGTCACCTACATGAACTCCTCGGCCGCGATCAAGGGCTTCTGCGGTCGCAACGGCGGAATCGTGTGCACCTCGTCGAACGCCGAGGTGGTTCTGGAATGGGCGTTCGAACGCGGGCAGCGGGTCCTCTTCTTCCCCGACCAGCACCTGGGCCGCAACACCGCGGTGAACATGGGCATCGGTCTGGACGAGATGCCGCTGTGGAACCCCGCCAGGCCGCTGGGCAACAACGACGAGCAGACTCTGCGTGATGCTCGGGTCATCCTGTGGCAGGGATTCTGCTCCGTGCACAAGCGCTTCACCCCCGCCCAGATCGACAAGGCCCGAGCTGAACACTCCGACGTGCGCGTGATCGTTCACCCCGAATGCCCGCGTGAGACCGTCGAGACCGCCGATGAGGCTGGGTCGACCGCCTACATCACGAAGGCCATCGCCGAGGCGACCGAGCCGACAACGTTCGCCATTGGCACCGAGATCAACCTCGTCCAGCGGCTGGCCGCCGAGCATCCGCAGCACGAGATCTTCTGCCTCGACCCCGTCATCTGCCCGTGCTCGACGATGTACCGCATCCACCCCGGCTACATCGCATGGGTTCTCGAATCGCTCATAGACGGTCAGGTCGTCAATCAGATCTCCGTCGACGCCGAGGTGGCCGAACCTGCCCGCGTGTCCCTGGAGCGGATGCTCGCCGCGAAGCCGCGGATCTGATGAGCCGCGTCATCGTCGCAGGCTCCGGGATCGCGGGGCTGACTGCGGCACTGCGCCTGTCCGGCCGTCACTCGGTGACCCTCGTGACGAAGGGCCGCCTCGGCGAGTCGAACACCGAGTGGGCGCAGGGCGGCATCGCCGGTGTCATCGGCCCCGACGACACGGTCGATTCCCATATCGCCGATACGCTCACCGCTGGCGCCGGGCACTGTGATCAGGAGGCCGTGCGCACCCTGTGCGAAGCCGGTGAGGACGCGATCGTCTCCCTCACCGAGGCGGGGGTGGACTTCGACACAGATCCGACCGGAACCTGGGTCAGGGGTATGGAAGGGGCACATTCCTATCCGCGCATCTTCCATTCCGGAGGGGATGCGACCGGCCGGGCGATCAGCACCTCCCTGGCGCAGAAGCTGCGCACCGAGGTCGCCGCAGGACGAGTCACCCTGATCGAGGACACGATGCTCGTCGACATCCTCACCGACACCCGCGATCGTCGACCGGCTCGAGCCACCGCCCTCGCCGAAGCCACCGGAGTCACCGTGCTCCGCGACGGCCGCGTCGAGGCTCTGCCTGCCGATGCGATCGTGTTGGCCACCGGCGGAGCTGGCCAGCTCTTCGCGCACACGACGAACCCGCAGGCTGCCACCGGTGACGGACTGGCCGCTTCCATCCGCGCTGGCGCCGAAGTCTCCGACCTCGAGTTCTTCCAGTTCCATCCCACGGCCCTGGTGGGGCCCGGCTTCCTCATCTCCGAGGCCGTCCGCGGGGCCGGTGCCCTCCTCCTCGACGAGTCGGGCCACCGGTTCATGACTGACATCGACGATCGCGCCGAGCTCGCCTCCCGTGACGTCGTCGCCCTCGCGCTGCACCGCCGCCAAGCGGCTCAGGACGGACGTCCCTGCTTCCTCGATGCACGGGCCGTGCCGGATGCGGCGGCGAAGTTCCCGAGCATCACCGCGGGGCTTGCTGCTCGCGGCCTCGATCTGTCCCGAGACCTCATTCCCGTCACCCCAGCCGCCCACTACTTCATGGGCGGGGTGGCCACGGATCGCGATGGTCGCACGAGCATCGCGGGGCTCTTCGCCGTCGGCGAAGTCGCGTGCACCGGAGTGCATGGAGCCAATCGGCTGGCCTCGAATTCGCTGCTCGAGGGCGCGGTCTTCGCCGCCCGCGCCGCGGCAGCGATCGACGCACTGCCGGCCGACGCATCCGCAGCCGGCCTCTCCGCACACCGTGCAGACCTCGCCGTCGAGGATTCGAATCCAGTGAGTCATGACCTCCCACTCCCCCAGTTCGGTTCATTCCACCAGACGGCACTGACACGAACCGAGCTGCAGGCTCTGACCTGGGCTCATCTGGGTGTGGAGCGCACGGCCGAGGGCCTGCGGACTCTGCTCGACCGCCTCGACGACGGTGCCCACACACACGCCGCCCACGACGACGGCTCCACCGGCGACCTCACCAATGACGAGGAATTCAACGCCGACCATTCCGTACCCGGCATCAAGCCACTCGAGACCGCGAATCTCGCTCTCATCGCCGAACACATGGCTCGGCATGCGTTGGCCCGGGAGCACAGCCTCGGCGCGCATACCCGCACCGACACCGCCGCCGACGACCGCACCGACGTTCGCACCGCCACCGCGCTCACTTCGCCCACCGCTCTGCTTCAGGAGGCCACCGCATGCTGACCGCTTCAACCATCGATTCCGCACTGCGCACAGCCCTCGACGAAGACGCTCCCTGGGGCGATCTCACCGGCGAAGTCTTCATCCCCGCCGCAGCCTCGGCGACGGCCGATCTGCGTGCCCGCGAAGACGGGGTGCTCGCCGGGATCGAGGTCTTCGCCCGTGCCTTCACACTCGTCGACCAGAGCGTCACGGTCGACCTCGCCGCCGCCGACGGAGACGCTTTCACTGCAGGTCAGGTGCTTGCCACGGTCGCCGGCCCCGCTCGGGCGGTGCTGCAGGCCGAACGGATCGCGTTGAACTTCTGCCAGCGCATGAGCGGAATCGCCACTCAGACTCACGCCTTTGTCGAGGCCGCCGCCGGGCGGGCACGCA from Brevibacterium sp. JSBI002 includes the following:
- a CDS encoding GuaB3 family IMP dehydrogenase-related protein, with translation MSSEIEIGRGKRGRRAYSLDDIAIVPARRTRDPEDVSLTWQIDAYQFELPFIGAPMDSAMSPETVISLGKFGGLGVLDLEGLWTRYEDPTPQLAEIAQLPAEMATSRMQELYSAPIQAELITARLEQIREAGVTVAGALTPQRTQEFYKTVIDAGVDIFVIRGTTVSAEHVSTHTEPLNLKQFIYELDVPVIVGGAATYTAALHLMRTGAAGVLVGFGGGAAATTRKTLGIHAPMATAVADVHAARRDYMDESGGRYVHVIADGGLGTSGDIVKAFGVGADAVMLGTALARSTEAPGRGMHWGAEAHHPDLPRGHRVELGTVGSLEQVLFGPGRTAIGELNLAGALRRALATTGYLDLKEFQRVDVTVSPYQTGSVV
- a CDS encoding LysR family transcriptional regulator; translated protein: MWDLNRLRVWRAVAATGSVVAAAKNLNYTPATVSQHITTLQKAVGAPLYRRSGRGIEITELGRRLAEDSAEVFTAVGRLDDLVEGFRNVSRPRLRIAAFTSFNARLLPGIIDAVALDHPDLRFDIQLNEPAKNRRGHCLIEIRAEAPQDGENHLPEMTRIPLFDDDYRVVVPEGHRFADRESVPFIDLEDEHWVDYDMWAGPSSKVVDHACAAAGFERRSFAACEDDFAALALVASGMGITVLPRLSTLQLPPGLVAVDLTDPVPQRRVVMHVREKDAHLPHVRAFATAAEEAVATHLTHP
- a CDS encoding LysE family translocator, with the protein product MTGPEILTITGAAAALAVTPGPETILTIRLSSLRRKAGLVYALGTATGTVIWMVLALTGVSALLTVYPAAVQVLKIGGGLYLCLLGVLAGRQALRLRRELKAAEATDGPTANATPTPSTAPDFPDGPVTEIAHVMESTSWGHLRSFVSYRRGIISSLSNPKVGLFFLAILPTLVPASPTGTDYTLLVALILGVLLSYQLVLACLASLAASAMAHRSADFFIEAASTLILLIIGIAVIAIPI
- the panC gene encoding pantoate--beta-alanine ligase encodes the protein MEVGGIQALRRWRAEQSGRVGLVPTMGALHSGHQALMTRVRAESDLVVASIFVNPLQFGADEDFVQYPRPIEEDLRKCEEAGVDFVFAPALAEMYPSAPEVRVVAGRMGAVFEGAARPGHFDGVLTVVAKLFTLIAPDVTVFGLKDIQQFVLVKRMIADLNFDIELIGLPVVRDADGLAMSSRNSYLAPDDRARALAIPRALTAASEVAERGRETAESGIGGSSDSGAGTSDVSAGLPAAVEAAALAELEPAAERGDLEIVYCSLVEAATLRPCPPDFTGPALLLVSATVGGTHLIDNLPLEF
- the panB gene encoding 3-methyl-2-oxobutanoate hydroxymethyltransferase, which codes for MPEAAHSNQFTSTSSTNAPDNGTGGGNATAGAASAEQPAPYGGPVSEPAAPPRRIRTLDLIKAKAEGRRWAMLTSYDQYTSALFEQAGVEALLVGDSAANNVYGHATTLPVTVDELIPLARAVASATSRALIVADLPFGSYEISDEQAVATAVRFMKEAGVHAVKLEGGARMASRIKAITTAGIPVMAHIGFTPQAEHNLGGYKVQGRGDAGSALLDDARAVAEAGAFSVVMEMVPSGLAGQVTSELTIPTVGIGAGADCDAQVLVWQDMAGLRTGRAPRFVKRYADLHSVLTEAVGTYVDEVKSGVFPEPERSFD
- the nadA gene encoding quinolinate synthase NadA yields the protein MTTTASIELTLKDISASGANDDMCSTDLLDAPWDVDERPGYGPGSSMADPIPVAAPRQGDIPEEYKQAAPEELDARIRAAKATLGNRVVMLGHHYQRVEVVEHADYIGDSFMLAQAAQKHPEAEAIVFCGVHFMAETADLLSKPEQSVILPNLAAGCSMADMASIDQVEDCWEQLAEVFGTEADADGRVPVIPVTYMNSSAAIKGFCGRNGGIVCTSSNAEVVLEWAFERGQRVLFFPDQHLGRNTAVNMGIGLDEMPLWNPARPLGNNDEQTLRDARVILWQGFCSVHKRFTPAQIDKARAEHSDVRVIVHPECPRETVETADEAGSTAYITKAIAEATEPTTFAIGTEINLVQRLAAEHPQHEIFCLDPVICPCSTMYRIHPGYIAWVLESLIDGQVVNQISVDAEVAEPARVSLERMLAAKPRI
- the nadB gene encoding L-aspartate oxidase, producing the protein MSRVIVAGSGIAGLTAALRLSGRHSVTLVTKGRLGESNTEWAQGGIAGVIGPDDTVDSHIADTLTAGAGHCDQEAVRTLCEAGEDAIVSLTEAGVDFDTDPTGTWVRGMEGAHSYPRIFHSGGDATGRAISTSLAQKLRTEVAAGRVTLIEDTMLVDILTDTRDRRPARATALAEATGVTVLRDGRVEALPADAIVLATGGAGQLFAHTTNPQAATGDGLAASIRAGAEVSDLEFFQFHPTALVGPGFLISEAVRGAGALLLDESGHRFMTDIDDRAELASRDVVALALHRRQAAQDGRPCFLDARAVPDAAAKFPSITAGLAARGLDLSRDLIPVTPAAHYFMGGVATDRDGRTSIAGLFAVGEVACTGVHGANRLASNSLLEGAVFAARAAAAIDALPADASAAGLSAHRADLAVEDSNPVSHDLPLPQFGSFHQTALTRTELQALTWAHLGVERTAEGLRTLLDRLDDGAHTHAAHDDGSTGDLTNDEEFNADHSVPGIKPLETANLALIAEHMARHALAREHSLGAHTRTDTAADDRTDVRTATALTSPTALLQEATAC